In Xiphophorus maculatus strain JP 163 A chromosome 17, X_maculatus-5.0-male, whole genome shotgun sequence, the genomic stretch catCTGCTGTTATAAATTTATTGAATCGCTTTAACATATGTTAATGTAGGTGACATCAATCGACATATATACAGATTTTtaacatgtcattaaaaaaactgaaatccaTCTTTTCTCAGGGTCTGTAATCTGTTCAGTGTGGAGCTGAGCTCAGCGTGTGGAACAGATTCCTCCCGTCACCCAGAGCCTCACTAACAACACTCACACTAgctatgaaaatgaaatgacacTGACTGTTACCCTGGCAACCAGCTGGCAGCTTACTGGTAGTACGGCCTGTAGCGGCTCTGGTCTGGGTGGTGCGGCCCTGGCATTTGACCCTGGGGCGGGGGCCCCTGCATCCGGGGCGGCGGCCCTCTTGGGGCGGGCCACATGCCGGGGCTCAGACCCCCCGGCTGGCTGAAGGGGGGGCTCAGGGTGCCCTGGTCCTCAGGGAACTGCTGCATGGAGGAGGGGTTATAATGATGTGGTGGGGGGGCGTTAACAGGGGGTCCGCTGTGCTGCGGTGGAGGTCCTGGGGGCGGGTGGTTGATATAAGGGGGGATCTGGCCCATGATGTGCCCAGGTGGGGGGGTGATGGGTGGGGGAGCTGCTGACATTGGGGGTGGTGGGGCCTGGTTGTAAACCATGTGTGGGGTCCCAGAGGCCTGGGCGGGATGCTGCATGGGATGGTTGATGGgcggagggggaggaggagggccAAAGTTATGCTGTGGTGGCGCCATCATGTGGTGGGAGTGCGACACCACAGGTGGCTGACCGGGGTAGTCCCcggggtggtggtgggggggctGGCCGGGGCCGGGCCCCGCAGGGTGGGGGTCCCGGGACGACGAGTCATCGTGGATGGGCACCGTGATGAGGTTGCTGTGTTTGCGGGTGGTTACCGTGGAGATACGGAAGGTCTCGGGCCCCAGCGGGGACGGCGGCGGGCCGTCGTGGGGACTGGGTGGTGGTGGCTGGCTGTAGGGCGGCAGCGGCGCCGGCAGGTGGACGTGGCTCTTCGGGATGTGGGGCGGCGGCACGCGGAAGCGCTCCGGCACCTCGGGCGGCGGCAGGTGAACGGGGTCTTGGCGAGACGACTTGGACGCCCTCATGTGGCGGTGGTTGACGTGGGCCTGCAGGTCGCGCTGGGACAGGTAGGTGCGCTTACATCCCGACACGATGCTGCACATGAAGAGCGAGCCGCGCTGGCACTGCTCGATACGCTGCACCGGCTCCGTGCAGCTGTACATGTTCAGCctgggaacacacacacacacacacacacacacacagcagagatGAGCTATGTCACTCAGGCCAGGGACTCGACTCAAGTCAGGAAATGGTGCCTCACCCTGGACACATCTTCTCTCCTTTCTTCTCGTGCAGCAGAGCGCAGTCATAGCAGAAGACATGCTTACAGGGAATCTGAGACGTTAGAGAGGAGAGTCACAACAGACAACAACTCATTCATTTTAATCGATTCAAAAAATATAactatgattattattattattaacccCAGAGTGGtcaattttaaatagtttttactaTTCAGACTCCTGCTACCAAGCCtaacaataaaaatttgattggacatatggctgaaaaacttacACCAGCGTTCTTTATCAGTCGatgttattgtttctttttttggttttatatattagaaataatgacaaccctgaccatcttcttcatgagactgtcttcagtcagaggtttcttcaACTGCAATGTagtacagactgctgcaggagacATTACCTGCCCACAACTGTTACTATCTACAATGACTGAAGAATCTTGACTTAATATGAATTATgatgacatttattttccctttgggattaataaagtattattgaatttgaatgatctctcctggttctgttttttattgtcaaGCAGCTATGAGGCAGTGGTGAAAAATTAAACTGCTCCTGCGTTAGTTACTCAactggttgttgctaggcaaccaaagataGAGTTAGTTGATGGGCTCACCTTGCTAAGCTAACTGTGAAAATAAGGGAAAAGGACCTTAGATCATTTATCCAGGCAGAAATGTGGGAACTGTATCACTTTGTGTAAATAAGGGACGTATGAATCTGACTTTTCAATAAAACGACTGAACTAAAATGACTTTCTGATCCCATTCTCATCTTTATATTGCATACCATCCGTCCGTACAGCTGAATGGGGAGACCGCATTTGTCACAGAAGTGAATCGGGACTCCATCTCTTTCA encodes the following:
- the cbll1 gene encoding E3 ubiquitin-protein ligase Hakai isoform X1, which gives rise to MDQGAENDLPGGDGSGSLSDLDVRRRIPIKLLSKPPLRSKPPPRIQRPGIRPCKPDPGEDDKFNFKQEERFDCCTKAGDVFGSQRRFPQPLFWDYKLNLIGERDGVPIHFCDKCGLPIQLYGRMIPCKHVFCYDCALLHEKKGEKMCPGLNMYSCTEPVQRIEQCQRGSLFMCSIVSGCKRTYLSQRDLQAHVNHRHMRASKSSRQDPVHLPPPEVPERFRVPPPHIPKSHVHLPAPLPPYSQPPPPSPHDGPPPSPLGPETFRISTVTTRKHSNLITVPIHDDSSSRDPHPAGPGPGQPPHHHPGDYPGQPPVVSHSHHMMAPPQHNFGPPPPPPPINHPMQHPAQASGTPHMVYNQAPPPPMSAAPPPITPPPGHIMGQIPPYINHPPPGPPPQHSGPPVNAPPPHHYNPSSMQQFPEDQGTLSPPFSQPGGLSPGMWPAPRGPPPRMQGPPPQGQMPGPHHPDQSRYRPYYQ
- the cbll1 gene encoding E3 ubiquitin-protein ligase Hakai isoform X2, yielding MDQGENDLPGGDGSGSLSDLDVRRRIPIKLLSKPPLRSKPPPRIQRPGIRPCKPDPGEDDKFNFKQEERFDCCTKAGDVFGSQRRFPQPLFWDYKLNLIGERDGVPIHFCDKCGLPIQLYGRMIPCKHVFCYDCALLHEKKGEKMCPGLNMYSCTEPVQRIEQCQRGSLFMCSIVSGCKRTYLSQRDLQAHVNHRHMRASKSSRQDPVHLPPPEVPERFRVPPPHIPKSHVHLPAPLPPYSQPPPPSPHDGPPPSPLGPETFRISTVTTRKHSNLITVPIHDDSSSRDPHPAGPGPGQPPHHHPGDYPGQPPVVSHSHHMMAPPQHNFGPPPPPPPINHPMQHPAQASGTPHMVYNQAPPPPMSAAPPPITPPPGHIMGQIPPYINHPPPGPPPQHSGPPVNAPPPHHYNPSSMQQFPEDQGTLSPPFSQPGGLSPGMWPAPRGPPPRMQGPPPQGQMPGPHHPDQSRYRPYYQ